The Senegalia massiliensis genomic sequence TACATTTTTTTTTCCTATAAGTCAAAATATAATATAATCACTTAAGAGTTATCAATAAATTTAGAAAAATGAATTGACAAAGCCTAAAAAATTCATTATAATATAAATGTTACTAATAATTAATATTTATAATGAAAGGGGATTTTGTATGGAAAAAAAGGGGTTAGGGTTAACAACAAAGATTTTATTAGGTTTGTTTTTAGGTCTTTTAACTGGATTAATTCTTTACTTTTTTGTGCCAAAAGGAATGATAAGAGATACCATAATAGTTGATGGACTTTTATATTTTATTGGTCAAGTATTTTTAAGAGCAATAAAAATGCTAGTGGTACCACTTGTATTTATTTCAATAGTAAATGGGGCATCAAGTATTGGAGATATTAAAAAGCTTGGTAGAATTGGAGGAAGAACAGTACTTTTTTATATAACTACTACAGCTATAGCTATATCACTTGCATTATTTGTAGCATCAATTGTAAATCCAGGTATTACAGACGGTGGACTTGATTTATCAAGAGTAGTAACACAAGAAGTAGAAATAAATGAATCAGTACCAATAGTAGATGTATTTTTAGATATGGTACCTACAAATCCAGTATCTTCAATGGTAAATACTAATATGCTTCAGATCATAGTATTTGCACTTTTAATTGGTATTGGACTTTCGGCTCTTGGAGAGAAGGCAAAGAATGTATCACAACTATTTTCCGAGTTAAATGAACTTATGATGAAAATGGTATCTTTCATAATGCTACTTGCTCCTATAGGAGTTTTTGGTCTTATAGCTAAGACATTTGCAAATGAGGGGCTTACTGCTATAGTTCCACTTGCTAAATACTTTGGTACTGTAGTTGGAGTTCTTTTATTACATGCAGTATTAACTTATGGAGGAATATTAAAATTATTTACAGGACTTAGTCCTGTGAGATTTTTCAAAAATTTCTTCCCAGCAATATCAGTAGCATTTTCTACTGCTACTAGTAGTGGTAGCTTACCTGTAACATTAGATGTTTCCGAAGAAAATTTAGGAGTATCAAAAAATATATCTTCGTTTACATTACCACTGGGTGCAACAATAAATATGGATGGAACTGCTATAATGCAAGGAGTTGCTACTATATTTATAGCTCAAGTATA encodes the following:
- a CDS encoding dicarboxylate/amino acid:cation symporter; translated protein: MEKKGLGLTTKILLGLFLGLLTGLILYFFVPKGMIRDTIIVDGLLYFIGQVFLRAIKMLVVPLVFISIVNGASSIGDIKKLGRIGGRTVLFYITTTAIAISLALFVASIVNPGITDGGLDLSRVVTQEVEINESVPIVDVFLDMVPTNPVSSMVNTNMLQIIVFALLIGIGLSALGEKAKNVSQLFSELNELMMKMVSFIMLLAPIGVFGLIAKTFANEGLTAIVPLAKYFGTVVGVLLLHAVLTYGGILKLFTGLSPVRFFKNFFPAISVAFSTATSSGSLPVTLDVSEENLGVSKNISSFTLPLGATINMDGTAIMQGVATIFIAQVYDIDLTFAQILTVIFTATLASIGTAGVPGVGLIMLSMVLQSVNIPVEGIGLIMGIDRLLDMTRTAVNITGDAVCTLIVSKKEGEFDETIFHGENSYDGNKVTSQPSIANEPAN